TGGCCGCCGAACGAGGTGACGATGCCGTGACAGATGGACAGGCCGAGTCCGGTGCCGACGCCCACCGGCTTGGTGGTGAAAAACGGATCGAACAAACGGTCGGCGATGTCGTCTGGAATACCCGGTCCCGTGTCGGCGACGGCAATTTCGACGTGGCTGCCGAGCGACGTGGCCGTGACCTCGATGATGCAGTCTCGAGTGCGGTCGCCGTCGCCGTCGCCGTCGGTGCGGTCGATGTCGTCAAACGACTGCGCGGCGTTTACCAGCAAGTTGAGCAGCACCTGGACGAGGCGGCCCTCGTTGGCGAGGACGTGCGGTACTTCACCGAGGTTGATCGCGAGCCGAGCGCGGTGACGGATCTCGTTGCGCGCCAGATTCGCCGCTTGGGCGGCGACGGCGGCGACGGAAACCGCATGCGTCGCGTTGTCGTCCGCGCGCGAAAATGCTTTCAGATCGCGAACGATCTGGCGGATGCGCTCGGCGCCTTCGTGCGCCTCGGCGAGCATGTCGGCCAGGTCGTGCGCTGCTTCCTCATCGCCGTCGAGCGCGCGGCGGAGTTCGTCGCGTGCCGTCGCCACGTTGCCGATGACGTAGGTGAGCGGATTGTTGATCTCGTGCGCGACGCCGGCGGCGAGTGTGCCTACGGAGGCGAGTCGGTCGGCGGCGATGAGCTGCCGTTGCAACTCCGTGCGTTCGGCGACGTCGCGGATGATCGCGAGGACGCCGCGGCGACCGTCGAGGATGAACGGCAGGCAAGCCACCTCCCCGACGAGTGTGCGCCCTGAACGGTGAACGAACCGCATCTCGCATGCCGACGTCTGCTGGCGATCGTCGGGGGTTTCGAGCAACACGGCGCGAGCGTCGCCGGCGTCGGCGGGCGCCACGAGGTCGAGCACGTGCCGGCCGAGCAGTTCGTCGGGCTCGTAGCCGAAGTAGTCGACCGCTGCGCGATTGACGAACTCGATGCGCGCGTCGGCGTACAGCAAAACGGAGTCCGGCAGTCCGTCGACGATTCGTCGCACGTTCGCCAGAGCTGCCGCCAGCTCCTCGGTGCGCGCGGCCACCGACCGCTCGAGATCGGCGTGCAAGTCGGCGGACCGCCGCGTGAGGAGGTAGTTGAGCACCAGCACGGCCACGACCAGGGCGAACTCGAGCACTCGAACGGAGCGGACGAACCCAGCTTGCATTGCGAGGTCGTTGGTGGCGGCCGCGCCCAGCAGAGGCGCGAGCGTGCGGCTAGCGGCGAGCCGCCTTATCGCGTCGCTCGGACCATGCGCGCCGGCGCGTTGCGCCGCGCGGGCGACGGCGACCGCGATCGCAATCACGTAGGCGACCAGCGCCACCGCCGCCGCGGGCGCCACGCGCGGCGTGTAGAAGGTCGAGCCGAGCAGGTCGCGGAACGCATGCACATCGCGCGTCATCACGGGAGCGCCGAGCCACGGCAGCAGCACCAGCGATGCCGCTCCGACCTGCACCGCGCGCATGCGTCGCGACACGGGCACGTCGGCCAGCGCCCAGACCGCGCCCAATGCGATCGGCGCCAGGGCGAGTCCGAACGCCATCTGGAGGCGCGCCCACTGCAGCGACCACGCCGCGTCGGTCGTGGTGGCCTGAGCGTACCGGGACAGGGTGAATCCGAGGGCGGCCGCTGCCAACCCCGCGGTATAGCCGTGCAGCGCCGCGCTGCGGCCGGTCGACGCGCGCGCGACCCAACTTTGATGGAGGGCGACGAATAGTGCACAGCCCGCGACCACCAGCCGCATGTCGTTGGCGAGATCGACCCAGTTCACCGGTACCGTAGCGATCGGCCGGACCGCGAGTTTCTGTAGGGCGTGCGCGCAGATAGCCCGCGCGGCGGTAGGCGACTTGACCGTTACGGGGACGACGACGGCGGCGTACGACCGCGATCGCCGATTCGCGGCGAGCCGGTGGGCAGTCGCCCCAGCGGCAGGGCCAACCCGGCGCACCGGAATATCGGACGGGCCCGCGAGGGATCCTGGTCGGCCGGGCGACGGGCGTGCGCTCGGGCGAGGACGTGTGCGTCGTCGGGCGCGCGCCAACGGGCCGCGCGTGTGCCCCTGCGCGCGCGCGCCGGACAGCGCACGGGCAGTCCCGCGCGCGAACCGGCTAGGCGCTGTCCCCGGATGCAGTGCGACTCCGGCGAAGTCGTGGAATCTCGGGCATGGCGCGACGAAGGCGCCGGGTGGGCCCAAGGAACCGCCGCGCAACGCCGCGCGAGGTTTCAGGGGGATTGGCATGTGGTGGCCAGTACTGGGGGACGGCCCTTAGGGCGCGGGCGCCAACTCGAGCGTGTAGGGCGCGTCGAGGGCCGCGCTCGGCAGCGCAGCGGTGCGGGGGCGCGCCGGCTCCACTCGCACGATGGTGCCGGCGGCGAGTTCGAGGACGGCCGAGCCGGTGCGCGCGCGATCGGCGCCGATCCGCAGCGCCAGCGGCAGCCCGCCGGCGCCGCTGACGGTCACCCGGTAGCGGCCCGTCGGCCCGGTGAAGCGATATGCATCGACGTCGCCGGCGCGGTCGACGTAGCCCGTTGTCGCACCGATCGCGATCGGTACCGCGTTGCTGTCCATGTCGTTGGGTTCCACTTCCGTGCCCGGTGTCGCGTCCGTCAAGCTCGCCGTGAGCGTGTAGGTGTCGCTCACGTTCTCCGTCGGCAGCCCGGTGACGTGCGCCTGCGTGACCACCAGGATCACCGGCTCGGTCACCCGGTAGTTGCGCAACCACTCATCGCCGCCGACGCGTCGCTCGTCGGCCCGTGCGAGGAAGTGGCCGTCGGCCGAGTGCAGGTAAAGCGCGATATCGATGTTGGGCAGTCCGGTGACGTGCGCCGTCAGGGTTTGGCTGCCATCCGGCCGGGGCCGCTGCACCAGTGCGTACACGTCGCGATCGGGCTCCGACCGGCTGATTCGCTTGCCCAGATAGCCGGTGACCGGAACGCCCGATGCGATCGGCGTCGCCTGATCCGGCTCGTTGTTCGGCTCGACCTCGACCGTTCGGGGCCCGGCCGGGCGCATCCACAACAGGTACGCGGCCATTGCGGCCGCGGCCGAGACGACCGCCGGTATGGCCACCAGGCGCGCGATCCGTCGCCGACGCAGGCGGCGCTCGAACTGGTCGATGTCGTCCCGATTGAGTCGTTGTTCCGGATCGATTCCGAAGTCGATGTCGACCGGCGCAACGGCAGCCGGGGTCCCCGCCGGCGTCCGCTGCCAACTCGACCCGCTCGGCAACAGTGGCGGCGGTTCGCCGCATGCATCCGCGTACGCTTGGTCGATGGCGGCGCGCAGTTCCTCGACGGTCTGGAACCGGCGCGTGCGGTCCTTTTCGAGGGCGCGCATGACCAACGCGTCCACACCGGGAGGAATGGTTCGGTCGGGAGCGCGCCTAGACGGTGGCACCAACTCTGCGGTGAGATGCTGGGTGAGCACGCCGACCGGCGTCTGCGCGCGATACGGTGGCTCGCCGGTGAGCATGCGGTAGAGCACCGCTCCGAGCGAGTAAATGTCGGCGCGCGCGTCGACGTCTTCGCCGCGGATCTGCTCGGGGGACATGTAGTAGGGCGTTCCGACGATCGACCCACTATCGGTTACTTCCGCGAGCTCTTCGCGCTCCTGGATCTTGGCGAGTCCGAAGTCGAGCACCTTGATGAAGTCGGCACCGTCGCGCGTGCGCGTCACGATCACGTTCTCCGGCTTCAGATCGCGGTGGATGACCTGCACCGCATGTGCCTCTGCCAAGGCGGCACAGATTTGATGCATGATCAACGCGGCGCGCGTGAAGGGCATCGGGCCTTCGCGCTTGAGCACGACGCCAAGGTCGTCGCCCTTGACGAACTCCATGACCAGATACAGCGCTCCGCGCGCGGTACCGAAGTCGAATACCTGTA
This genomic window from Deltaproteobacteria bacterium contains:
- a CDS encoding response regulator, whose amino-acid sequence is MPIPLKPRAALRGGSLGPPGAFVAPCPRFHDFAGVALHPGTAPSRFARGTARALSGARAQGHTRGPLARARRRTRPRPSARPSPGRPGSLAGPSDIPVRRVGPAAGATAHRLAANRRSRSYAAVVVPVTVKSPTAARAICAHALQKLAVRPIATVPVNWVDLANDMRLVVAGCALFVALHQSWVARASTGRSAALHGYTAGLAAAALGFTLSRYAQATTTDAAWSLQWARLQMAFGLALAPIALGAVWALADVPVSRRMRAVQVGAASLVLLPWLGAPVMTRDVHAFRDLLGSTFYTPRVAPAAAVALVAYVIAIAVAVARAAQRAGAHGPSDAIRRLAASRTLAPLLGAAATNDLAMQAGFVRSVRVLEFALVVAVLVLNYLLTRRSADLHADLERSVAARTEELAAALANVRRIVDGLPDSVLLYADARIEFVNRAAVDYFGYEPDELLGRHVLDLVAPADAGDARAVLLETPDDRQQTSACEMRFVHRSGRTLVGEVACLPFILDGRRGVLAIIRDVAERTELQRQLIAADRLASVGTLAAGVAHEINNPLTYVIGNVATARDELRRALDGDEEAAHDLADMLAEAHEGAERIRQIVRDLKAFSRADDNATHAVSVAAVAAQAANLARNEIRHRARLAINLGEVPHVLANEGRLVQVLLNLLVNAAQSFDDIDRTDGDGDGDRTRDCIIEVTATSLGSHVEIAVADTGPGIPDDIADRLFDPFFTTKPVGVGTGLGLSICHGIVTSFGGHLSLTNRPEGGAIARIVLPAATGAPAARPTPPRARRATGQPRRRILVVDDEPAVGSALCRMLRGHEVIAVDRGDAAIELAARRTFDLILVDVMMPSISGIDVYEALRAIDVDVAARIVFMTGGAFTPSAREALAALPNPKLDKPIEPDRLSALLLRWPDDPSQDHADRG
- a CDS encoding serine/threonine protein kinase, yielding MNTPSPKFFCPNCKAAYDVDSNFCGQCGADMHQVSSLLYRRDDGTAASAHRPPRADTQDDAWIGTVVDGRYRVIERIGRGGMGVVYRIVHERMGKVAAMKVLHRELSEERDVVRRFRREAQAVSRLSHPNTVQVFDFGTARGALYLVMEFVKGDDLGVVLKREGPMPFTRAALIMHQICAALAEAHAVQVIHRDLKPENVIVTRTRDGADFIKVLDFGLAKIQEREELAEVTDSGSIVGTPYYMSPEQIRGEDVDARADIYSLGAVLYRMLTGEPPYRAQTPVGVLTQHLTAELVPPSRRAPDRTIPPGVDALVMRALEKDRTRRFQTVEELRAAIDQAYADACGEPPPLLPSGSSWQRTPAGTPAAVAPVDIDFGIDPEQRLNRDDIDQFERRLRRRRIARLVAIPAVVSAAAAMAAYLLWMRPAGPRTVEVEPNNEPDQATPIASGVPVTGYLGKRISRSEPDRDVYALVQRPRPDGSQTLTAHVTGLPNIDIALYLHSADGHFLARADERRVGGDEWLRNYRVTEPVILVVTQAHVTGLPTENVSDTYTLTASLTDATPGTEVEPNDMDSNAVPIAIGATTGYVDRAGDVDAYRFTGPTGRYRVTVSGAGGLPLALRIGADRARTGSAVLELAAGTIVRVEPARPRTAALPSAALDAPYTLELAPAP